In Aequorivita sp. H23M31, a single window of DNA contains:
- a CDS encoding acyltransferase produces the protein MFFSFKNHIPVIHESSFVHPLAAVTGNVIIGKNCYIGPGAAIRGDWGEIILEDGVNVQENCTIHMFPGKSIVLKESAHVGHGAIIHGANLGRNCLIGMNSVIMDDAEIGDECIVGAMSFVKAEEKFPRRKLIVGNPAKAIKDISDEMMAWKTAGTRLYQQLPSDCHESLREVEPLREIPKDRPVQDDFYKTLNEFRGKNKK, from the coding sequence ATGTTTTTTTCTTTCAAAAACCACATCCCCGTAATCCACGAAAGTAGCTTCGTCCATCCATTGGCGGCAGTTACGGGTAATGTAATAATAGGCAAAAACTGCTACATCGGTCCGGGGGCGGCCATTCGTGGCGACTGGGGGGAAATAATTCTTGAGGATGGAGTAAATGTACAGGAAAATTGTACTATCCATATGTTTCCGGGAAAAAGTATTGTCTTAAAAGAAAGTGCCCACGTAGGCCACGGCGCAATAATCCACGGTGCGAATCTTGGACGAAATTGCTTAATTGGGATGAACAGCGTAATAATGGACGATGCTGAAATTGGCGATGAATGTATCGTGGGCGCAATGAGTTTTGTAAAAGCGGAAGAAAAATTTCCAAGAAGGAAATTAATAGTCGGAAATCCAGCGAAAGCTATTAAGGATATTTCTGATGAAATGATGGCCTGGAAAACTGCCGGAACAAGATTGTACCAGCAACTCCCGTCAGATTGCCACGAGAGTTTGAGAGAAGTGGAGCCGCTGCGGGAGATTCCAAAGGACAGACCCGTGCAGGACGATTTTTATAAAACCTTGAATGAATTTCGAGGTAAAAATAAAAAGTAA
- a CDS encoding ATP-binding protein — protein sequence MEELKLIQENLFRQLSPFRRYLSEEIDWSDRLIAVKGARGTGKTTLLLQRIKFDLSEEDRTRALYVTLDDLYFLENTLIQLATEFSLSGGKFLFLDEVHKYPRWSRELKLIYDRFPSLFVVFTSSSMLDILSGESDLSRRAVSYTLQELSYREFLALELESELPVFSFEELINQHQEISQLLKEKLEYPLKHFEDYLFFGAYPYFKENRKTYSQKLLQTLMLIIENDMNAVENISFEESRKIKKLLMAIAQSAPFTPNISKLSERLGMNRKSLLNAIRLLGRADLVIELFKSTTGIGVFTKPEKLYLHNSNIIYAMDGKNFNMGAVRETFFANQVSKNETLHLADKADFLVNKKYVFEVGGKSKTGKQIPDSANAYIVRDQIEFGTAKTIPLWLFGFLY from the coding sequence ATGGAAGAATTAAAACTGATCCAAGAAAATCTTTTTCGTCAATTATCTCCTTTCCGAAGATATCTTTCAGAAGAAATAGACTGGAGCGATAGATTGATAGCTGTAAAAGGAGCTAGAGGAACCGGGAAGACTACACTTCTGTTACAACGCATCAAATTCGATCTTTCTGAGGAAGATAGAACTAGAGCACTTTATGTCACCCTGGATGATCTGTATTTCTTGGAGAATACCCTTATCCAGTTGGCTACTGAATTTAGTCTTTCAGGAGGAAAGTTTTTGTTTTTGGATGAGGTCCATAAATATCCGCGCTGGTCACGAGAGTTAAAATTGATTTACGATCGATTTCCCAGCCTTTTCGTTGTTTTTACTTCCTCTTCAATGTTGGATATTCTTAGTGGAGAGTCTGATCTGAGCCGGAGGGCAGTTTCTTATACCTTGCAAGAACTATCGTACCGGGAGTTTCTGGCATTGGAATTGGAGAGTGAGCTCCCCGTTTTTTCATTTGAGGAACTTATAAATCAACATCAGGAAATCAGTCAGTTGTTAAAGGAAAAACTGGAATATCCATTAAAACATTTTGAAGATTATTTATTCTTTGGAGCCTATCCTTATTTTAAGGAAAACAGAAAAACCTATTCCCAAAAACTCCTTCAAACGTTGATGTTAATAATAGAAAACGATATGAATGCTGTGGAAAATATCAGCTTTGAAGAAAGTAGAAAAATAAAAAAACTACTGATGGCCATTGCTCAGAGTGCTCCTTTTACGCCTAATATATCCAAACTGAGCGAACGTTTGGGAATGAACCGAAAATCACTTCTCAATGCTATCCGACTATTAGGTCGTGCAGATTTGGTTATAGAATTGTTTAAATCTACAACAGGAATTGGAGTTTTTACAAAACCAGAGAAATTATATCTGCACAATTCAAATATCATTTATGCAATGGATGGCAAGAATTTTAATATGGGTGCTGTAAGGGAAACTTTTTTTGCAAATCAAGTTTCTAAGAATGAAACGCTGCATTTGGCCGATAAAGCAGATTTTTTGGTGAATAAAAAGTATGTATTCGAAGTAGGTGGAAAATCAAAAACAGGCAAACAGATTCCTGATTCTGCAAATGCGTATATCGTCAGGGACCAAATTGAATTTGGAACTGCGAAAACAATTCCGTTATGGCTTTTTGGGTTCTTGTATTAA
- a CDS encoding ferritin-like domain-containing protein: MKTKEEVSDKVSELIEKNIDSYNGFVKASEKAQDMPLRDYLIDQAEERKFFAADLSNELKNYNSEIEIDTQGTLSASFRQSWLDIKALLGGNSDKSILEECIRADRASADEYAKFIKDYSSASPEIVSLIEKQSQRIVNNLDNQARLKDILS; this comes from the coding sequence ATGAAGACAAAAGAAGAAGTTTCAGATAAAGTATCAGAACTAATTGAAAAGAATATTGATTCTTATAATGGTTTCGTAAAGGCATCAGAGAAAGCTCAGGATATGCCTTTAAGGGATTATTTAATCGACCAGGCGGAAGAAAGAAAGTTTTTTGCTGCGGATCTTTCGAACGAATTGAAGAATTATAATTCAGAAATTGAAATTGATACCCAAGGAACCCTTTCGGCTTCATTCCGGCAAAGTTGGCTGGATATTAAAGCTCTTTTGGGTGGAAATTCAGACAAGTCAATTCTTGAAGAATGTATAAGAGCAGACCGTGCAAGTGCAGATGAATATGCAAAATTTATTAAGGATTATTCCTCCGCTTCCCCTGAAATAGTCTCCTTAATCGAAAAACAATCCCAGAGAATTGTCAATAATCTGGATAATCAGGCCAGATTAAAGGATATACTTTCATAA
- a CDS encoding ABC1 kinase family protein, which produces MSLLPDQYDKYLRFFQFMIKYWNSDVFLYTEEKITDSDANTEPESFDHSPEELAEDLKKMGPTYVKLGQLLSTRPDLLPPSFMDALATLQDDVEGVEYAEIEKIFKEELGVRISKAFASFETEPLASASIGQVHRAVLHSGKMVAVKIQRPGIRKRFIEDLDTLMSLSEKVETYSETARNYAVHSVIEELRYILLKELDYTLEAQNLATLKKNLAGFDHLFIPAPILDYCSSRVLTMEFVEGVKITKVSPLKRLDVSLEPLVDDLVKGYLKQIIVDGFAHADPHPGNVYLMPDNRIALMDLGMVAKFSDSMRETILKLMIALSNYDGDRVADILLGISEYDEKNIDVSVFRKNVLRKVQENEDTRAKDLQTGRLLIQVNQMAAKEGIHIPVELNIMGKILLNLDQTVAFLTPDYDLHNTVKEYVQELMHKRIKKNLKPGNLMELFLEMKELTENLPFRLNKFTENLSENRIKFTVDAIDEERFTDAFQKVANRITAGIIVAALIVGAAMLVRIPSNWNIGGYPIFAFLLFVLAAIIGLYLLYQILFKDENRKKK; this is translated from the coding sequence ATGAGCCTCCTTCCCGATCAATATGACAAATATCTGCGCTTTTTCCAATTCATGATTAAATATTGGAACAGCGATGTGTTTCTATATACTGAAGAAAAAATCACCGATTCCGATGCAAATACTGAACCGGAATCCTTTGATCATTCTCCTGAGGAACTCGCGGAAGATTTAAAAAAGATGGGACCTACATATGTGAAATTAGGGCAACTTCTTTCTACTCGTCCCGACTTATTGCCCCCCTCTTTTATGGACGCTCTCGCTACACTTCAGGATGATGTAGAAGGAGTGGAATACGCCGAAATTGAAAAAATATTTAAAGAAGAGCTTGGGGTACGTATTTCCAAGGCATTTGCATCCTTTGAAACCGAGCCACTCGCGAGTGCTTCCATTGGTCAAGTCCATCGTGCGGTGCTTCATTCGGGAAAAATGGTGGCGGTAAAGATACAGCGACCTGGTATTCGAAAACGATTTATAGAAGATCTGGACACTTTAATGTCACTTTCTGAAAAGGTAGAAACTTATAGTGAGACTGCCAGAAATTATGCCGTTCATAGTGTTATTGAAGAACTGAGGTATATTCTTCTTAAGGAATTGGATTACACCCTCGAAGCTCAAAACCTGGCAACCCTAAAGAAAAATCTAGCAGGATTTGATCATCTGTTCATTCCTGCTCCCATACTTGATTATTGTTCTTCCCGAGTTTTGACAATGGAATTTGTTGAAGGGGTGAAAATAACCAAGGTTTCTCCCTTAAAACGTCTTGATGTTTCTTTGGAGCCTTTGGTGGACGATTTAGTAAAAGGATATTTAAAGCAAATAATCGTTGATGGTTTTGCCCATGCCGACCCGCATCCTGGAAATGTTTACCTGATGCCCGACAATAGGATTGCTTTAATGGATCTGGGCATGGTCGCCAAATTTAGCGATAGTATGCGCGAGACAATCCTAAAGTTAATGATTGCCTTAAGCAATTATGATGGGGATCGTGTAGCGGATATCCTTTTGGGAATAAGTGAGTATGATGAAAAGAATATAGACGTTTCGGTATTCCGTAAAAATGTACTTCGAAAAGTGCAGGAAAATGAAGATACGCGCGCAAAAGATCTACAGACGGGCCGGTTACTTATTCAGGTAAACCAGATGGCGGCTAAGGAGGGAATCCATATACCGGTGGAATTGAATATAATGGGCAAAATTCTTCTTAATTTGGATCAGACAGTGGCCTTTTTAACTCCAGACTACGATCTTCATAATACCGTAAAAGAATATGTGCAGGAGTTGATGCACAAACGAATTAAAAAGAATTTAAAGCCTGGAAATCTGATGGAGCTGTTCCTGGAAATGAAAGAGCTGACTGAAAATCTTCCCTTTAGATTAAATAAGTTTACTGAAAACCTCTCTGAAAACCGTATAAAGTTTACCGTTGACGCCATAGACGAAGAACGATTTACGGATGCATTCCAAAAAGTTGCCAATCGTATTACGGCGGGAATAATCGTTGCCGCCCTAATTGTTGGTGCGGCGATGTTGGTAAGAATACCCAGTAATTGGAATATTGGTGGTTATCCAATTTTCGCTTTTTTATTATTTGTACTAGCAGCTATTATTGGACTATACCTTCTTTATCAAATTTTGTTTAAGGATGAGAACAGGAAGAAAAAATAA
- a CDS encoding four helix bundle protein: MALKHNFRKLAIWQDARKLVKETYSMTSNFPKIEIYGLSNQLQRCSVSIASNIAEGSSRNSDKHFIQYLETALGSAFEWETQLICAFDLEYIDNITFENNLQIIQKLQAMISNFKNSLI, encoded by the coding sequence ATGGCATTAAAGCATAATTTCAGAAAATTAGCAATATGGCAAGATGCAAGGAAGCTTGTGAAGGAAACCTATTCTATGACTTCCAATTTTCCTAAAATTGAGATTTATGGTCTTTCAAACCAGTTGCAGCGATGTTCTGTTTCCATTGCATCAAATATTGCAGAGGGTTCGTCCAGAAATTCCGACAAACATTTCATTCAGTATTTAGAAACTGCTTTAGGTTCGGCATTTGAATGGGAAACGCAATTAATTTGTGCGTTTGATTTGGAATATATAGATAATATTACATTTGAGAACAATTTGCAAATTATACAAAAATTGCAAGCGATGATTTCCAATTTTAAAAATTCGTTGATATAA
- a CDS encoding bile acid:sodium symporter family protein, with protein MLKKIRIDKFVIAVVISVVIAYFLPQLGASDSPVPMDLISSLGISFIFFFYGLNLSTEALKNGLRNWRLHVVVQSSTFILFPLLILPFFPFVKDTSYELIWLGFLFMAALPSTVSSSVVMVSMAKGNLPAAIFNASISGILGILLTPLWILPFINETDVVFDFSSIYIQLFTEIILPLALGLILRRYLGSWAGRNKKRLDLFDKFIILLIIYKSFVHSFEDKIFSSISLSKMVIMIGLVVLLFYIVFSLTGWIGKILKFNHADRITNQFCGTKKSLVHGTVFSQAMFGGTGIIGILLLPLMIYHAFQILVISVVATKRGRETVVEE; from the coding sequence ATGCTCAAGAAAATCAGAATAGACAAGTTCGTCATCGCCGTTGTTATAAGTGTTGTAATTGCCTATTTTTTGCCACAGCTTGGTGCTTCTGACAGTCCTGTACCAATGGACTTAATAAGTAGTCTGGGGATTTCTTTTATCTTTTTCTTTTATGGTTTGAATCTTAGTACCGAGGCACTAAAAAACGGTCTCAGAAACTGGAGATTGCACGTGGTCGTCCAAAGCAGTACATTTATTTTGTTTCCTCTTCTTATTCTGCCATTTTTTCCCTTTGTAAAGGACACCTCCTACGAGCTCATTTGGTTGGGATTTCTCTTTATGGCGGCACTTCCATCCACTGTTTCTTCTTCCGTTGTAATGGTTTCAATGGCCAAAGGAAATCTGCCAGCGGCAATATTCAATGCCAGCATTTCGGGAATTTTGGGGATATTATTAACGCCACTCTGGATTTTACCCTTTATAAATGAAACAGATGTGGTTTTCGATTTTTCAAGTATTTACATTCAACTTTTTACCGAAATTATATTACCGCTTGCCCTAGGATTGATACTACGAAGATATTTGGGAAGCTGGGCAGGACGTAATAAGAAACGGCTTGATCTTTTCGATAAATTTATTATACTGCTTATTATTTATAAAAGTTTTGTGCATTCCTTTGAAGATAAAATTTTCAGTAGTATCAGTTTGTCGAAAATGGTGATTATGATAGGTCTGGTTGTTTTATTATTCTACATAGTTTTTTCTTTGACTGGTTGGATAGGCAAGATTTTAAAGTTCAACCATGCAGATAGGATTACCAACCAATTTTGTGGCACCAAGAAATCTCTTGTCCATGGAACTGTTTTCTCCCAAGCGATGTTCGGAGGAACAGGTATAATCGGCATCTTACTTTTACCATTGATGATATACCACGCATTCCAGATTCTGGTTATAAGTGTGGTGGCTACCAAGAGAGGAAGAGAGACGGTTGTGGAGGAATAA
- a CDS encoding enoyl-CoA hydratase/isomerase family protein yields MTEAYVKQEINNRIATIEFFHPAHNSLPGDILAKLANTITEAGKNDGVKVIILKSGGDRTFCAGASFNELININDADTGKIFFSGFANVINAMRKCPKFIIGRIQGKTVGGGVGVAAATDYCMATKFAAIKLSELNVGIGPFVVGPAVERKLGTSGFSQIAIDANSFYEAEWAKQKGLYNEVYETLEELDEAVQKFAENLCNYNPEAMKEMKKVFWSGTEDWDNLLAERAGISGKLVLSDFTKETLKRFK; encoded by the coding sequence ATGACAGAAGCATACGTAAAACAGGAAATAAACAATAGGATTGCAACCATAGAATTCTTTCATCCAGCACATAACAGCCTTCCGGGAGATATTTTGGCAAAACTTGCAAATACTATAACCGAAGCAGGAAAAAATGATGGAGTAAAAGTAATAATCCTTAAAAGCGGGGGCGACCGAACTTTTTGCGCCGGCGCCAGTTTCAATGAGTTGATAAACATAAACGACGCTGATACGGGCAAAATATTCTTTAGTGGTTTTGCCAACGTAATCAACGCCATGCGCAAATGTCCAAAGTTCATCATTGGAAGAATTCAGGGAAAAACAGTTGGCGGTGGAGTAGGAGTAGCAGCCGCAACGGATTACTGTATGGCAACCAAATTTGCAGCTATCAAATTAAGCGAATTAAACGTCGGCATTGGTCCTTTTGTTGTTGGCCCAGCGGTTGAAAGAAAATTGGGAACAAGCGGTTTTAGCCAGATAGCCATTGATGCAAATTCTTTTTATGAAGCCGAATGGGCAAAACAAAAAGGATTGTACAACGAGGTTTATGAAACTTTAGAAGAGTTGGATGAGGCTGTTCAAAAATTCGCCGAAAATCTTTGCAATTACAATCCAGAGGCCATGAAGGAAATGAAAAAAGTTTTCTGGAGCGGTACCGAAGATTGGGATAACCTATTAGCTGAAAGAGCAGGAATCTCAGGAAAATTGGTTTTGAGTGATTTTACGAAGGAAACGTTGAAGAGGTTTAAATAG
- a CDS encoding flavodoxin — protein sequence MIKALIVFASMTGTTEKIAEILAQNLRDLNVGVLVKECTELYPQEYLDYEICVMATYTYGADGDLPEEAEDFYYDLEEVDLTGKVFGVLGSGDRIYKKFCPAVDDFEKQFEKTNAIKGVESLKINLDPHKKDKENIRRFAESILESYKQAFT from the coding sequence ATGATAAAAGCGCTAATCGTTTTTGCAAGTATGACGGGGACTACGGAAAAGATTGCCGAAATTTTGGCTCAAAATCTTCGAGATTTAAATGTCGGAGTTCTAGTAAAGGAATGCACAGAATTATATCCTCAGGAGTACCTTGATTATGAAATCTGTGTTATGGCAACCTATACCTATGGCGCCGATGGAGATTTGCCGGAAGAAGCTGAGGATTTCTATTATGACTTAGAAGAAGTGGATTTAACCGGAAAGGTTTTTGGAGTTCTGGGTTCAGGTGATCGCATTTATAAAAAATTCTGCCCCGCTGTTGATGATTTTGAAAAGCAATTTGAAAAGACCAATGCTATAAAGGGCGTGGAAAGTCTGAAAATAAACCTTGATCCCCACAAGAAGGATAAGGAGAATATAAGGAGATTTGCTGAAAGTATCCTCGAATCCTATAAGCAAGCTTTTACCTAA